A single window of Vibrio gazogenes DNA harbors:
- a CDS encoding OmpA family protein, whose protein sequence is MKFSYLLFLVSLPIWSKGIADQSQDEYDYIPPPTAAQAFDLADSDHDGVINARDLCPKTPQNAKIDNDGCETYHRSKTQRQLRILFENDSSNINSIFNIQIKQMARFLADYPETSIELRGYASRSGETQYNQALSKQRANSVKARLIKEGVSADRIRIVGFGESNPEATGEDQVSDAKNRRVSATVVGYKGDVEKRWTIFSTLPPNRHTY, encoded by the coding sequence ATGAAATTCAGTTACTTACTATTTTTAGTCTCATTACCGATTTGGTCAAAGGGTATCGCTGACCAAAGCCAGGATGAGTATGATTACATTCCTCCCCCAACGGCTGCACAAGCTTTTGATCTTGCAGATTCAGATCATGACGGTGTCATTAATGCGCGGGATTTATGTCCGAAAACCCCTCAAAATGCCAAAATAGATAACGATGGCTGTGAAACTTATCACCGGAGTAAAACTCAACGGCAACTACGAATCTTATTTGAGAATGATTCCAGTAATATTAATTCAATCTTTAATATACAGATTAAGCAGATGGCGCGTTTTTTAGCGGACTACCCTGAAACGTCAATCGAGCTTAGAGGCTATGCCAGCCGCAGTGGTGAAACGCAATACAACCAAGCGTTATCCAAACAACGGGCAAACAGTGTAAAAGCTCGGCTGATAAAAGAAGGCGTCTCTGCGGATAGAATCAGAATCGTAGGATTTGGCGAATCCAATCCGGAAGCGACGGGTGAAGATCAAGTTAGTGATGCCAAAAATCGGCGTGTCTCTGCAACAGTTGTTGGCTATAAAGGCGATGTTGAGAAAAGATGGACTATTTTTTCGACGCTCCCACCCAATCGGCACACCTATTAA
- the btuD gene encoding vitamin B12 ABC transporter ATP-binding protein BtuD produces the protein MIHVKNLCVGTRLLPLGFNCAQGELIHIVGPNGSGKSTLLAALAGMIAHQGSVQLGETDLTRLSLPELAQLRAYLSQQERPTFAIDVCQYLALSIPSALSVTAEQSSDVIELLIQRLNLQDKLHCSIHQISGGEWQRVRLAGSCLQVWPTLNPHARFMILDEPAAALDVGQEHMLYELLQDINHMGLTVIMANHDLNRTLRYADKTLLLNQGILQQWGETRSVLTPDHVAEVFQTTVQSVEIQGKSYLLFD, from the coding sequence ATGATTCACGTTAAAAATCTCTGTGTCGGTACGCGCCTGCTTCCTCTGGGGTTTAATTGTGCTCAAGGTGAATTGATCCATATTGTCGGCCCTAATGGTAGCGGTAAAAGTACACTACTGGCTGCTTTGGCTGGCATGATCGCGCATCAAGGCAGTGTACAGCTTGGAGAGACCGATCTGACGCGTCTTTCCTTGCCGGAATTAGCCCAGCTCCGTGCTTATTTGTCGCAACAGGAGCGTCCGACTTTTGCGATTGATGTCTGCCAATATCTTGCGCTCTCCATTCCGTCGGCTCTATCCGTCACTGCCGAACAGTCATCTGACGTTATTGAACTACTGATTCAGCGATTAAATTTGCAGGATAAATTACACTGTTCGATTCACCAGATTTCCGGAGGCGAGTGGCAACGGGTCAGATTGGCTGGCAGCTGTTTACAAGTATGGCCGACACTGAATCCTCATGCTCGCTTCATGATTTTAGATGAGCCGGCCGCTGCACTCGATGTTGGGCAGGAGCACATGTTGTATGAATTATTACAAGACATCAACCATATGGGACTGACCGTCATTATGGCGAATCATGATTTGAATCGAACACTTCGATATGCCGACAAAACCCTATTATTAAATCAAGGTATTCTGCAACAGTGGGGAGAGACGCGATCCGTTCTGACGCCTGACCATGTTGCAGAAGTCTTCCAAACAACAGTTCAGTCAGTTGAAATCCAAGGGAAATCATATTTGCTTTTCGATTAG
- a CDS encoding TolC family outer membrane protein yields MKTFLLKVVVLFAVIMNSNVLAQSLEQAVSVTLATNPELESSFNQYQSKLQNSRASQGAYLPKVDLDAGIGYEGIEPAAGNAKENTDLTRKEVSVSLTQLIWDGSSTLNDMGRTSAEAEASRYQLLADASDKALDVTKLYLDAEKANDVLKLSEANLQIHKKIYRDIKRRTESGLGSTADVTQVEARVAKAESNLLAAQNNLFETHSKFKETVGEEPVDLTFPQADQEQIPHSFQDAKALAFKSHPILKVTQQNIAAARYQYKQNQSPYYPSISLQANHSIKNDAAGYLGSSSETTAMIRMHYNLYNGGSDRANEMSAAYALNKAKDLREKSYREVLGGLELAWQSLDFSSQRRTFLADLVDSVSKTVIAYEKQYQIGQRTLLDLLNSENELFEARKDYLEAKYTQAYAQYRVMNAVGNLLDSLKVTVPQEWADQSGD; encoded by the coding sequence TTGAAAACATTCCTACTCAAAGTTGTGGTATTGTTTGCTGTGATCATGAATAGCAATGTTCTCGCGCAATCACTTGAGCAAGCGGTCTCTGTTACACTGGCGACAAACCCAGAACTGGAAAGTTCATTCAATCAATATCAAAGCAAGTTACAGAATTCGAGAGCATCTCAGGGCGCTTACCTGCCTAAAGTCGATTTAGATGCTGGCATAGGATACGAAGGGATCGAGCCTGCGGCGGGAAATGCCAAAGAAAATACTGACTTAACAAGAAAAGAAGTTAGCGTATCCTTGACTCAATTGATTTGGGATGGATCTTCAACCCTGAATGATATGGGCAGAACCTCAGCCGAAGCTGAAGCAAGTCGTTATCAATTATTAGCTGATGCGTCAGATAAAGCGCTGGACGTGACAAAATTATATCTGGATGCAGAGAAAGCCAATGATGTATTAAAACTATCTGAAGCGAACTTACAAATACATAAAAAAATATACCGGGATATCAAGCGCAGAACAGAGTCTGGACTGGGGTCTACTGCTGATGTAACCCAAGTTGAAGCTCGTGTCGCAAAAGCTGAATCAAATCTGTTAGCCGCGCAAAATAATCTCTTTGAAACCCATTCGAAATTCAAAGAAACCGTTGGAGAAGAGCCGGTTGATCTGACTTTCCCCCAAGCTGACCAGGAACAAATTCCTCACAGCTTTCAGGATGCGAAAGCTCTGGCATTTAAATCACACCCAATTCTAAAGGTGACACAGCAAAATATTGCGGCGGCCCGTTACCAATATAAACAAAATCAATCACCGTATTATCCGAGTATTTCTTTGCAGGCGAATCATAGTATCAAGAATGATGCTGCGGGTTACCTCGGGAGTAGCTCTGAAACGACAGCAATGATCCGGATGCATTATAATCTCTATAATGGTGGCTCAGATCGTGCAAATGAAATGAGTGCGGCCTATGCGTTGAATAAAGCAAAAGATTTACGGGAAAAGTCATACCGGGAAGTGTTAGGTGGGCTTGAACTGGCTTGGCAATCACTTGATTTTTCAAGTCAAAGACGCACTTTCCTCGCCGATCTTGTCGATTCTGTTTCAAAGACAGTAATCGCATATGAAAAACAATATCAAATCGGTCAAAGAACATTGCTTGATTTATTGAATAGTGAAAATGAACTCTTTGAAGCGCGTAAGGACTATCTTGAGGCGAAATACACTCAGGCATATGCACAATATCGCGTGATGAATGCTGTGGGAAACTTGCTCGATAGTCTGAAAGTCACGGTCCCACAGGAATGGGCTGACCAGTCAGGTGATTAA
- a CDS encoding nucleoside triphosphate pyrophosphohydrolase family protein, with product MYLSKLTSAVFTHLYNDIVEFRRTFDLPVSQPESLDEDADTLHTSLAIEELTELAEAQDKVEQADAIVDTVYVLMGRLVHLGHDTPAHNPGISYLIDLLLNVATHRNIDFIPCWDEVHSSNMSKVCRNQTEYDETESFYAKQGIKLSPVIKGDYIIAKCAEDFVSAEKTIRQGKVLKSVYYRPADLTKLTQ from the coding sequence ATGTATTTATCTAAGTTAACATCAGCCGTGTTCACACATTTATATAACGATATTGTTGAATTTCGTCGTACCTTTGATCTCCCGGTGAGTCAACCCGAAAGCCTCGACGAAGATGCAGATACGCTCCATACATCACTGGCAATTGAAGAGCTTACAGAACTCGCCGAAGCTCAGGATAAAGTTGAACAGGCTGATGCGATTGTTGATACTGTTTACGTTCTGATGGGACGACTGGTGCATCTTGGACATGATACACCAGCGCATAATCCGGGTATCAGCTACTTGATTGATTTATTGCTGAATGTTGCGACCCATCGCAACATCGATTTCATTCCCTGCTGGGATGAAGTCCACAGTTCAAATATGAGCAAGGTCTGCCGTAACCAAACCGAATATGATGAAACCGAATCATTTTATGCGAAACAAGGCATCAAATTATCTCCGGTTATCAAAGGTGATTATATTATTGCCAAATGTGCAGAAGATTTTGTCAGTGCGGAAAAAACGATTCGTCAGGGAAAAGTCCTTAAGTCCGTCTATTATCGTCCGGCGGATCTGACAAAACTAACTCAATAG